ATTAAATTATATAAGGAGATATTTATGAAATTAGGATATGTTAGAATTTCTACTATATTTCAAAATGAAGCACGACAACTAAAAATAATGGAAGATTATGGAGTAGAAAAATTGTTTATAGATAAGCAATCAGGAAAAGATATTTCTCATAGACCTGAATTAAAAAATTTACTTGAATTTGCTAGAGAAGGAGATATTATCTATATTAGTGATTTTTCAAGATTGGCAAGATCAGCTAAAGATTTATTAGGTATTACTGAGGAATTAAAAAGAAAAAAAGTTGAATTAGTATCATATAAAGAAAATATTGATACAACTACTGCAACTGGAAAATTAATGTTAACAATGATTGGAGCTATTAATGAATTTGAAAGAGAAAATCTTTTAGAAAGACAAAAAGAAGGAATTTTTCTTGCTAAAAGCTTAGGAAAATATAAAGGAAGAAAACCTGTTCCTTTTCCTGAAAATTGGGAAGCTATTTATCCTTCGTGGAAAAATAGAGAAATGACTGGTGTTCAAGCTAGGAAATTATTAAAATTGAAAAATTCTACTTTTTATAAATTAATTAAAGATTGGGAAGAAAAAGAAAAATAACATAATAAATAAAAGCTAGAATTTTTTCTTCTTATAGAAAATACTCTAGCTTTTTATATCTTTTATCTAAATTAAATTATTCCTTCTAATTTTTTATATAACTCTACTGCAAATTTATCTGTCATCCCGCTAATAAAATCAAGACAAACTTTCAAAGTTACATATATTTTATCACTTTTATTGCTTGATTCTTTTAATTCTTTTTCATAATTAATCATATAATTCTTTGAAATTAATTTTTTTATATTTTTAGATGTTGATGTTGCTTCTTCATTGTTATTTAAACAATCAAGCATTCCTTCTATAAAAATATTTAATAAATTTTTTAAAACTTTATTAGCTAAAATATCTGTATATATTCTTTCCTCTGATTGAAAAATTTTTTCATAAGCTAATTCCTTTAAAGAATCTTTAATTTTTTTATATTTTCCAATATCTAATAATTCTTTTTTAAAAGTTCCTTTTAAAATTTCTATTTGATTATCTAGAAAGACTTTTATTGTTTCTTGGATCATATTTCTTTGAATATATATTTTAAGTTTTTGAACAACTATTTTTTCAAAAAGATTATTTTCTTTTATAGTATCATTCTCTTCTTTATATTCTATAATTTTTTCTACAAGATCTTTTACACTTTCGCAGTCTTTATTTTTTTCTAAAGCCTTTTCGATATCCAATAAAGTTATTAATTTTTTTTGAATACCATCTTCTATATCTGCAACACAATAAGCAATATCATCTGCTGCTTCTAATAGCCACGTTAAAGGATGTCTTTTATTTTTAAAATTTAATTCTTCACTTATTTTTTTATAATCTTTTTCTTCGCTTTCATAATATCCAAATTTTTTATTTATTAATAATTTTCTTTTTTTATTTCCATCCAAAGAATTAAATGGATACTTTATGATTGTTAATAATGTTCCATATGTTAAATTAAACCCATCTTGGTTTCCTAAAAATTGTAATTTTCTTAGAATTCTAAAAGTTTGAACATTTCCATCGAAATTAATTAAATCTTCTTGTTGAATATCACTTAAAACTTTTCCTTCATTTAAAAAAAATTTTTTAAAAAAATCTTGAATAACATATTCTCCAGAATGACCAAATGGAGGATTTCCTAGATCATGTATTAATCCCGCAACCGATAAAATTGAAGATATATATTGATCTTTTCTATTTAAAGTTTCTTCAATTACTCTTCCCATTGAGTAGCCTATATCTGATACCTCTAATGAATGAGTTAATCTCGTTCGAACAAAATCTCCTCTTTTTAAAGGGAAAACTTGAGTTTTATCCTGAAGTCTTCTAAAAGAAGAACTTGAAATAATTCTTGAATAATCCTTTTCAAATTCATTTCTTTCGTCATATTCATCTTTTATATTATTATTTTCTTTAAATCTTTTCTTACTTAAACATTTATCCCAAATTTCATTAATATCCACTTTATAACTCCTCTTTAAAGTTATTAAATAATTTTATATACTTATATCCTTGTGGTGCTTTAACTCCTTCAGGCAATGATTTTTCATTAATCTGATAAAATTGATTTATTTTTATTGCATAAGCTTTTTCTTTTTTATTAAAATATTTAAAAAAAAATTCTTTTGTTATTCCTGATTTTTCTCCACATAACTCCCATATTTTTTCTGGAGTATCTACAAAATATCCTTCATATTTAAAGTATCCTATAATTTTCTTTTTAGGTCTTGTTTCATATATATATATTTTTTTAATATCTTGTTTAAATATTTGTTTTCTAAATTCATATTTTTTATCTTTTGAAATTATTTTTTGAATATGAATTGGATGTATTGAGATTAATAAATCCATTTTAATCTATCCTTTCATTATATATATATTCCATTTTATCTTCAACATATAGTCCTCGCTTTTTTTGAACACATTTAAAATTATATAACTCAATATATTTTTGAAATTCTTTAACTCTAGCTTCAGAAATTGTTATTAATGGCGTTTTAGTTCCTAAAACATCAAAACATTCTTCAAATAATATTTTTGCAATTCCTTCTCCTCTATATTCTTCTGAAACTCTAAATGTACATATTTTTTTTTCTAAGTTAGTATTTTTTAATATTGCTAATGCTGCTAATTTTAATTTTTTTTCTCCACTTTTACAAGGTCTAAAATATAATAAAATTTCTCTTTTATTTTCTTTTAATTCGGGAACTACTTTATTAAAATACCATTCTTCAAAACAAGGATAATCTCTATGTAAATAATTAATAGTTTTATATAAGTCTTCTATATTTCCATTATATATTAATTCTTCTTTCTTATTTTCTAATTTTATCGTTTCTTTATATATAAGATTTGAAACGCTTTTAAAATCTTTTTCATTTTTTGAATATCTTAATAAATCTGAAATTTTAATTATTTTAAATTCATTCATAATATACTTTCAACCCCTTTATAATTTATTCCATCATAGTAGTATTATTTTTTAAAGAAATCATATATTCCGGAAGATATAAAATTAATAAAAATAATAATTAATGCAGAAAAAATTAATCTTGTCCAATTAGTATTTTCATATTTAAATCTAATTAAATTAGTAAAACTTTTTTTATTTTCATCATTTTTTTTATTAATTTGTTTGATATGATAAGCTATTACATCTTGCTTTTGAAAATCATTTTTAAAATAATCTTTCCATAAATCAACTTCTAAAATCCGACTTTTTAAATCTCCAAAATAAATAACTTCGTCTTGCGCATTTCTTAAAACTAAATAATGAACTTTTTTTATATTAAAATTTCTCTGATTTTCATATTTTTCTTTTATATTTTTTTTACAACTTCTTATATCATTTAATCTAAAATCTATTATTTCTATCTTTGTGAAAAAAGAATTAAAAAAACTAACATCTTTAACTTGATCTTTTATAAATTCTACTTTCCCATTAATCTTACATCTAATTCTAAAATAATAACTAGTTAATCC
The window above is part of the Cetobacterium ceti genome. Proteins encoded here:
- a CDS encoding recombinase family protein, with product MKLGYVRISTIFQNEARQLKIMEDYGVEKLFIDKQSGKDISHRPELKNLLEFAREGDIIYISDFSRLARSAKDLLGITEELKRKKVELVSYKENIDTTTATGKLMLTMIGAINEFERENLLERQKEGIFLAKSLGKYKGRKPVPFPENWEAIYPSWKNREMTGVQARKLLKLKNSTFYKLIKDWEEKEK
- the dgt gene encoding dGTP triphosphohydrolase; amino-acid sequence: MDINEIWDKCLSKKRFKENNNIKDEYDERNEFEKDYSRIISSSSFRRLQDKTQVFPLKRGDFVRTRLTHSLEVSDIGYSMGRVIEETLNRKDQYISSILSVAGLIHDLGNPPFGHSGEYVIQDFFKKFFLNEGKVLSDIQQEDLINFDGNVQTFRILRKLQFLGNQDGFNLTYGTLLTIIKYPFNSLDGNKKRKLLINKKFGYYESEEKDYKKISEELNFKNKRHPLTWLLEAADDIAYCVADIEDGIQKKLITLLDIEKALEKNKDCESVKDLVEKIIEYKEENDTIKENNLFEKIVVQKLKIYIQRNMIQETIKVFLDNQIEILKGTFKKELLDIGKYKKIKDSLKELAYEKIFQSEERIYTDILANKVLKNLLNIFIEGMLDCLNNNEEATSTSKNIKKLISKNYMINYEKELKESSNKSDKIYVTLKVCLDFISGMTDKFAVELYKKLEGII